In the genome of Arachis stenosperma cultivar V10309 chromosome 6, arast.V10309.gnm1.PFL2, whole genome shotgun sequence, the window CTAAGAATGCTTGACCTTCACTTATTTCATCTTCATCCCATCCTAACCACAGATTAAGTGGCTGGCTGGGGTGTTggatttataaattttaattacttttcTGTTTCCATGTCAACTCAACTAGACCATATGATACCTTTTGCGCCTCTAAGTCTAACACAAGATAATTAACGACAGAAAAGTGTTGAATTTGCACCCGTGATCACGGGAATAAAATATTACAGAAACCCGCAGGATCTCACTTGGTTTAGTTTATTATCCATAGCTTCAGGATCACATGTCCATAATTCAATCTGGAAGGGAtgtcttctttcttttcttccatAAAAAGAAAAGCTAAATTGCCTACCTAATTAGCAGTTCAATGATCGCAATTAATCCTGAACTCTGTAAAATCCTATTACAATCTGCTTAATCTTCTAACAAAAAATGGAGAGAGTTCAAGCTGGCAAGctcatttatttataaatatactATATAGTCTTAGAAGTTAGAACCCTAAAATCCATCTTCATTCAAAAGCAGTTATTAGTTATTACTAAAGTGTATGGTAATTAATTTCATTTAACAAGccattaaaaaaagaaaacatactTTTACAGTTTACtagaaaaatatttaacttatttttttagaagaatATCACttgaaaatattataaaaatgtataatttatataaaaaaaatagataaaagtTCAAGTGTAATTAATTTTACGTAAAATtgataactaaaaattattagataatttaattaatttgactaaatttttatgacGAATCTCAATCGACTGCTtttcaccaaaaaaatattatacaaatattttttttctacaaATATAATACAGATTGATGGATAGATAAGATGAACGTGAAGAGAGGGTGATTAAGTGGTCAATGAATGTGATGTAAGCTGAATCATGTAGCATCCTGCCTGCTTGCCTTAGGAATATCCTTTGCCAATCCgcaaattttttctttatttgttatttgtttttgGGTGACGGTTCACATTGTGTGGATCCATATCCACGGAGGCAACAGTGGAGTCAAAATGAGTTTGATAGAAATCAGGAACCCGTGAACCGACTCAACTCAAGTATAGTTTAGTAGCAGCACCCAAATCACCGTTGGATCAGCGATGAATTACACTGCTGCTGCGTTGGCCATACTCTGTTGGCTTTGCATCTGCACACCGAAGGAGGCAGAGGGAGCTGACAAGAAGCTTCGGTTTGGGAAAAATGGAGAGTTCAAGATTTTACAGGTTGCAGATATGCACTTCGCCGACGGCAAGAAAACCCGCTGCCTCGACGTCTTGCCTTCTCAATATCCTTCCTGCACTGACCTCAACACCACTTCCTTCATTCAAAGGATGATTCTGGCTGAGAAACCCGACCTTATTGTCTTCACTGGGGATAATATCTTTGGATTTGATTCCTCCGATTCGGCTAAATCAATGGATGCCGCATTTGCTCCTGCAATTGCTTCCAACATTCCCTGGGTCGCTATTCTCGGCAACCACGATCAGGAAGGATCCCTTTCCAGGGAGGGAGTCATGAAATACATTGTTTCCATGAAAAACACTTTATCTCAACTCAATCCTCCGCAAGTACACCTTATTGACGGTTTCGGCAACTATAACCTACAAGTTGGAGGCGTTCAAGGCTCTGCTTTTCAAAATAAGTCGGTGCTCAATTTGTACTTTCTTGATAGTGGAGATTACTCAAAGGTTCCTTTCATTCCTGGCTATGGTTGGATCAAACCCTCGCAGCAGCTTTGGTTCCAACGAACATCTGAAAAGCTTCAGGTacattgaaaattaaagatcCAGTGAACAGTTTCCATCTGTTTCTCGTTTCAATAACGGTTTTTATTTGCTCTGCAGAAAGAATACAAGAAGGCACCACTGCCTCAGAAACAGTCTGCTCCTGGTCTTGCATACTTTCACATCCCATTGCCTGAATATGGTAGCTTTGACTCATCAAACTTTACAGGTGTGAAGCAAGAACCGATTAGCTCTGCTTCTGTCAATTCTGGCTTCTTCACAACATTGGTTGAAGCAGGAGACGTGAAGGCTGTTTTCACTG includes:
- the LOC130935312 gene encoding probable inactive purple acid phosphatase 29, with the protein product MNYTAAALAILCWLCICTPKEAEGADKKLRFGKNGEFKILQVADMHFADGKKTRCLDVLPSQYPSCTDLNTTSFIQRMILAEKPDLIVFTGDNIFGFDSSDSAKSMDAAFAPAIASNIPWVAILGNHDQEGSLSREGVMKYIVSMKNTLSQLNPPQVHLIDGFGNYNLQVGGVQGSAFQNKSVLNLYFLDSGDYSKVPFIPGYGWIKPSQQLWFQRTSEKLQKEYKKAPLPQKQSAPGLAYFHIPLPEYGSFDSSNFTGVKQEPISSASVNSGFFTTLVEAGDVKAVFTGHDHVNDFCGQLTGIHLCYAGGFGYHAYGKAGWSRRARVVVANLEKTENGAWQGVKSVKTWKRLDDRHLTEIDGQVLWSNSFSGNRRKKHDGGS